The Hyperthermus butylicus DSM 5456 genome includes a region encoding these proteins:
- the pstS gene encoding phosphate ABC transporter substrate-binding protein PstS: MLAVLLLALAASAAAASAILELGHGHVVFVTGGGATFPYPQYYMWMLKFMEEHPRVRMTYEYLGSGAGQARFFQGTLDFAGSDPPLGHEVWEQYRGKVMQVPVLLGAVVVTYNLPELGDKTINLTGRVLALIYRGDIEYWDDPRIQELNPGVKLPHKPIIVVYRADASGTQEVFTLFLHKAAPDIWPRELVGKAPEYPVAATGRALGGLGNAGVADIVVQRPYTIGFIEWSFAIENNMPVAAIMNREGRFVKPSIESLQAVARAAAEKLPRDPRGDFSGDLDYVVYAEGEDAYPITAWTHLILWTSYSDPEKARAVAEFLRWIALKGDEYMVPGYAPPPEPLKQLLLRAAEILEESAAAG; this comes from the coding sequence ATGCTCGCAGTACTGCTACTCGCACTGGCTGCCAGTGCCGCGGCCGCCTCTGCGATACTCGAGCTAGGCCATGGCCACGTGGTTTTTGTGACCGGCGGCGGGGCCACATTTCCCTACCCCCAGTACTATATGTGGATGCTAAAGTTCATGGAGGAGCACCCCAGGGTGCGGATGACCTACGAGTACCTCGGCAGCGGTGCTGGACAGGCAAGGTTCTTCCAGGGTACACTCGACTTCGCGGGCTCCGACCCACCGCTCGGCCATGAGGTATGGGAGCAATACCGCGGCAAGGTAATGCAGGTACCCGTACTCCTCGGCGCGGTTGTGGTTACCTACAATCTGCCCGAGCTTGGAGATAAAACCATAAACCTTACCGGCAGGGTTCTCGCCCTCATCTATCGTGGCGACATAGAATACTGGGATGACCCGAGGATCCAGGAGCTAAACCCTGGCGTCAAGCTTCCTCACAAGCCGATAATAGTGGTTTACCGTGCCGACGCGAGTGGTACCCAGGAGGTATTCACCCTTTTTCTCCACAAGGCGGCTCCGGACATCTGGCCCAGGGAGCTTGTGGGCAAGGCGCCGGAGTATCCTGTAGCGGCGACTGGTAGGGCTCTCGGCGGCCTGGGCAATGCTGGTGTGGCTGACATTGTTGTACAGAGGCCCTACACTATAGGCTTCATAGAGTGGAGCTTTGCGATAGAGAACAATATGCCGGTAGCAGCAATAATGAATAGGGAGGGGCGCTTCGTGAAACCGAGCATTGAGAGTCTCCAAGCCGTTGCCCGGGCAGCTGCGGAGAAGCTCCCCCGGGACCCCCGGGGCGATTTTAGCGGCGACCTAGACTACGTCGTGTACGCTGAGGGCGAGGACGCTTACCCTATCACGGCCTGGACACACCTCATACTCTGGACGAGCTACAGCGACCCCGAGAAGGCCCGTGCGGTAGCAGAGTTCCTCCGCTGGATAGCATTGAAGGGCGACGAGTACATGGTTCCCGGCTATGCTCCTCCCCCGGAGCCCCTCAAGCAACTCCTCCTACGTGCGGCTGAGATCCTCGAGGAGAGTGCTGCGGCGGGGTGA
- a CDS encoding ABC transporter permease subunit: MSRQALLDKLVAVVTGAATVAIIAPLVSIIYEVASRGISVIAHVGLIDFLTQPPPPPGAGLGGIGPAFTGSLLLTLLSSAISIPVALGLALLAVEYPHTWIARAVRGLVKALLEIPTIVISMIVYSLLVIPMGGPSILAGAVALAIVMLPYTTSYVETYLENVPWIYREAGYAIGMKKAQVAVRIAMGIARRGVAVGIVMGSPEHSARQHRYSSPLVL, encoded by the coding sequence GTGTCTAGGCAGGCACTACTAGACAAGCTCGTAGCAGTGGTCACTGGTGCGGCAACAGTAGCCATCATAGCCCCGCTAGTCTCGATAATCTACGAGGTAGCATCGAGAGGCATAAGCGTCATAGCCCACGTCGGCCTCATAGACTTCCTCACCCAGCCACCACCCCCGCCCGGAGCTGGGCTCGGCGGTATAGGGCCAGCATTCACTGGCTCCCTGCTCCTAACCCTCCTATCCTCAGCCATCAGCATACCGGTAGCGCTAGGCCTGGCGCTGCTAGCAGTAGAATACCCCCATACGTGGATAGCCAGGGCTGTAAGGGGCCTGGTAAAGGCACTACTCGAGATACCCACGATAGTTATAAGCATGATAGTTTATTCGCTCCTCGTAATACCCATGGGCGGGCCCTCGATACTAGCGGGTGCGGTAGCCCTCGCGATAGTAATGCTGCCCTATACGACATCCTACGTTGAGACCTACCTCGAAAACGTGCCCTGGATCTACCGTGAGGCAGGCTATGCTATAGGCATGAAGAAGGCCCAGGTGGCAGTAAGGATAGCCATGGGGATAGCACGTAGAGGCGTGGCGGTCGGGATAGTCATGGGGTCTCCAGAGCATTCGGCGAGACAGCACCGCTACTCTTCACCCTTGGTGCTGTAA
- the cas3 gene encoding CRISPR-associated helicase Cas3' has protein sequence MPGLSLDPEGYSPFMLRRAVVSTLDSFALNLARLPVAELSLVLTGYEMRRLEGHYELPRASILTSLVVFDEAHLYAEPWLEGETPFSRLYLSTVLPILRDTRTPVVVETATMSTKLTESIAATTGATVLAVCRSCNRCGKGWKCIPDTAFEEENMFDWKTVILKTSSEAIRLAVDHAEAGRKVLYAVNTVGSALKTYRELRAMLGEENVVLVHGRLAQRDREEAIKKIERAKVVVATQVVEAGVDVDAEVLVTEAAAPSSLAQRAGRLCRSQRTAEKCRSDPPIVAIYVPNTLHPYGSIAVETVKTVKQLVEARRVGIEWRLLDDNGGRKSFRHLVEAHEAVGLEVEQPRAKLLAYRRLLANVVASALGDPRPARMLIEQFCSLVRGTALVHLAAPLNEGYDFLEAPLDWLRARGRWKSLLNCSNGICNVIGIGYAGEEPEVVEAQAPARDVEAMLANCSSYLRTYYKLLENLSKDTGARLHTIALALREDAYTPGIGLKTL, from the coding sequence TTGCCGGGTCTAAGCCTTGACCCTGAGGGCTATAGCCCATTTATGCTCCGTAGAGCTGTGGTCTCGACTCTTGACAGCTTTGCGTTAAACCTTGCAAGACTCCCCGTGGCAGAGCTATCACTGGTACTCACCGGCTACGAGATGAGGAGGCTTGAAGGCCACTATGAGCTTCCACGGGCTTCGATATTAACCTCCCTAGTAGTCTTCGACGAAGCTCACCTTTACGCTGAGCCCTGGCTAGAGGGGGAGACTCCGTTCTCACGCCTATACCTCTCAACGGTACTCCCCATACTGAGGGATACCCGTACACCAGTGGTTGTGGAGACCGCCACTATGTCTACCAAGCTGACGGAGAGTATTGCAGCCACCACTGGTGCCACTGTGCTGGCAGTCTGCAGGAGCTGCAACCGCTGCGGCAAAGGCTGGAAATGCATTCCCGATACCGCGTTCGAGGAGGAGAACATGTTTGACTGGAAAACAGTCATCCTCAAGACCTCAAGCGAGGCTATACGCTTAGCGGTAGATCATGCTGAAGCTGGGCGCAAGGTGCTATACGCTGTCAACACCGTGGGGTCAGCCCTGAAGACCTACCGAGAGCTGCGCGCCATGCTTGGCGAGGAGAACGTGGTACTTGTTCACGGGCGGTTAGCCCAGAGGGACAGGGAGGAGGCTATCAAGAAGATAGAGAGAGCAAAAGTCGTCGTTGCCACGCAGGTCGTAGAAGCCGGTGTAGACGTTGACGCTGAGGTCCTGGTTACAGAGGCTGCGGCACCCAGCAGCCTAGCCCAGCGCGCGGGAAGGCTCTGTAGGAGCCAGAGAACAGCGGAGAAATGCCGCAGTGACCCACCCATAGTAGCCATATACGTTCCCAACACACTACACCCCTACGGCAGCATAGCAGTGGAGACGGTGAAGACTGTAAAGCAGCTCGTGGAAGCACGGCGAGTCGGGATAGAGTGGAGGCTACTAGACGATAATGGTGGGAGGAAGAGCTTCCGCCACCTCGTAGAAGCCCATGAAGCTGTAGGCCTGGAAGTAGAGCAGCCAAGAGCAAAGCTACTAGCCTACAGGAGGCTCCTAGCCAACGTGGTGGCTTCAGCCCTCGGTGACCCCAGGCCAGCACGCATGCTCATCGAGCAGTTCTGCAGCCTAGTCCGGGGCACCGCCCTGGTACACCTCGCAGCCCCACTTAACGAGGGCTACGACTTTCTTGAAGCACCACTAGACTGGCTACGCGCCAGGGGGAGGTGGAAGAGTCTATTAAACTGCAGCAACGGCATCTGCAACGTTATAGGTATTGGATACGCCGGCGAAGAACCCGAAGTAGTTGAAGCCCAAGCCCCAGCTAGAGATGTAGAAGCAATGCTAGCCAACTGCAGTAGCTACCTAAGAACGTATTACAAGCTCCTAGAGAACCTTTCCAAGGACACCGGTGCAAGGCTCCACACTATAGCTCTAGCACTGCGAGAAGACGCGTACACACCGGGCATAGGCCTCAAAACACTCTAA
- a CDS encoding phosphate ABC transporter ATP-binding protein has protein sequence MTRQPAVSIRGLNVWIRGKHVLKNIDLDIPEAAVTVILGPSGSGKSTLLRTINRLIDFVPGAKVEGKVLVFGVDALKADPYELRSRIGMVFQTPNPFPHMSIYENVAVAAKINRVAKTREELDQIVKWALEAARLWDEVKDRLHDPPTALSGGQQQRLCLARALAMRPKLLLLDEPTANIDAHNTVMIENALRSLVEELGLTIILVTHMPHQALRVADYIAVIYNGQLVEYGPADEIAVNPKHEFTVKLFKGEVG, from the coding sequence ATGACGCGCCAGCCAGCCGTAAGCATTAGGGGGTTAAACGTCTGGATACGTGGGAAGCATGTACTCAAGAACATAGACCTAGACATACCTGAGGCAGCGGTAACAGTAATACTCGGCCCCAGCGGTAGCGGCAAATCCACCCTACTCAGAACCATTAACAGGCTCATAGACTTCGTGCCAGGCGCGAAGGTTGAGGGCAAGGTCCTAGTGTTTGGCGTTGATGCATTAAAGGCTGATCCCTACGAGCTCCGGAGCAGGATCGGAATGGTGTTCCAGACGCCCAACCCATTCCCGCACATGAGCATATACGAGAACGTAGCGGTAGCAGCCAAGATAAACCGTGTGGCAAAAACAAGGGAGGAGCTAGACCAGATAGTGAAATGGGCTCTGGAGGCAGCGAGGCTCTGGGACGAGGTAAAGGACAGGCTCCACGATCCACCAACAGCGCTTAGTGGCGGCCAGCAGCAGCGCCTATGCCTAGCCAGAGCCCTAGCCATGAGGCCCAAGCTGCTACTCCTCGACGAGCCCACTGCAAACATAGACGCCCACAACACCGTGATGATAGAGAACGCGCTCCGAAGCCTAGTAGAGGAGCTAGGCTTAACAATCATACTCGTAACACACATGCCGCACCAAGCGCTAAGAGTAGCAGACTACATCGCGGTAATCTACAACGGCCAACTAGTAGAATACGGCCCAGCAGACGAAATAGCAGTAAACCCAAAGCACGAGTTCACAGTAAAGCTCTTCAAAGGCGAAGTAGGCTAA
- the pstC gene encoding phosphate ABC transporter permease subunit PstC: MGLPARLASRILGVDVSRMPRHDKLFLLSLLPLGVLILALYVYIAYVFADYSAPVIEREGVDFIFGSEWSPSRTTYQILPVLLGSMVTASIALLLALPPTLAAVVFINEYLSPRLREPVASLIDVMAGVPSVIYGLWGAKVLVPLLQRYVMEPLHEKLGFIPLFSCQPLTGRSILAAGVVLAIMVTPYMFALVNEAYRSIPTAYREAILGIGGRRYHVARILISMLRGAVAGAALLGFGRAVGETIAVTLVVGNVIEMPTCLFAPGQTITSLIATLFPEAQAKPLMLNALYAAGLTLLALGLALNFAGLALMYRWRRLMERV, from the coding sequence ATGGGTCTCCCCGCTAGGTTGGCGTCGAGGATCCTGGGTGTGGATGTCTCCCGGATGCCACGGCACGACAAGCTCTTTCTCCTCTCCCTCCTACCCCTCGGCGTGCTCATACTCGCCCTCTACGTGTACATAGCCTACGTGTTCGCCGACTATTCAGCCCCGGTGATCGAGAGGGAGGGGGTAGACTTCATCTTTGGCAGTGAGTGGAGCCCATCGAGGACCACCTACCAGATCTTACCAGTGCTCCTCGGCTCAATGGTGACGGCTAGTATAGCCCTGCTACTAGCTCTGCCTCCCACGCTGGCGGCGGTAGTATTCATAAACGAGTACTTGTCCCCGAGGCTCCGCGAGCCGGTGGCAAGTCTCATCGACGTTATGGCGGGGGTTCCCTCGGTAATTTACGGGCTCTGGGGCGCCAAGGTCCTCGTACCACTACTGCAGCGCTACGTCATGGAGCCACTCCATGAAAAGCTGGGCTTCATCCCGCTGTTCTCCTGCCAGCCACTCACGGGTAGGAGCATACTCGCGGCGGGCGTGGTGCTCGCCATAATGGTTACACCCTACATGTTCGCGCTGGTGAACGAGGCCTACCGCAGCATCCCGACGGCATATCGCGAGGCCATACTCGGCATTGGGGGCCGCCGCTACCATGTAGCCCGGATACTCATCTCAATGCTCCGGGGCGCCGTGGCTGGTGCAGCCCTGCTGGGTTTTGGCCGGGCGGTAGGGGAGACCATTGCGGTAACCCTCGTGGTGGGCAATGTGATAGAGATGCCCACCTGTCTCTTCGCTCCAGGCCAGACAATAACCTCACTCATAGCAACACTCTTCCCCGAAGCCCAGGCCAAGCCACTAATGCTCAACGCACTCTACGCTGCAGGCCTCACCCTCCTAGCTCTAGGCCTCGCCCTAAACTTCGCGGGACTAGCCCTCATGTACAGGTGGAGGAGGCTGATGGAGCGTGTCTAG
- a CDS encoding MMPL family transporter, which produces MGVAGFIARRPIVVIAVWLVVALVALPLFAKLGSIVEERQYTLPENSEAMNASKLLEKLGSSDGVGVIVVTGVDLLDNDTVLRLVEWGKAFNETVSGRYMTGVTGLPMMLAGLNETLYAAMLSAVNETASRTLQLYEALDSLDKAYAAALENATKQVELLNQSLIGLVEADRGYARAYQGLLELVPLLNKTINGLVQLDAALADTTSQLLELAAKLNKTALGLVEADRFYSGLYRNLTLAAGQLAALFSNETPGWPGGGCATYTLLEVSRAYFYLEAYNGSYEAYAEAANLTSIDPALVPLPREEALAAWQAVKQLVEQGVDPDTAASRVAANMLAGELPATATYVLPVAVDAWLGALQGVKASMNVSSLTDLYKLPPEHVESQLQVLNAAREAARQAAESIAANRTAIVAELLAKQLEVEGLPESIAEQLAAKAAQGALEPLDAALVVAGRAAEEMGLPANATELLARVLVEADPAASLALASSPDKAVEAAAKLLEAFGVPGDAVEAAKRILQEGAMDRRVAAREAVQLLAGEVPAEAKQLLQVLPRYDPEAEGLLAANKTLAAMAAGDIVYEQMTEMGQAILPRYVVTQLSLLVAEGAAEPGQLRKIALSIVENAVAAEAGEERAKLIAAALERFDPDASGRIASNTTLALEAVAWMAEQQGLSLPFTVGELREMLESREALRRTMAEILKEEAVENAPEEAKPLLEKLADIVAVEGPGIPEERKWSIVEKLVREAAAGKMAGAAFEGFEVPDWLADATIELGVKVARGELAAETAAGQLAERLLLEAVYPRLLNETRGLLVASDYNGFLVMGTPLGDTGEERADNTVEAGRTAEELLKELGISYERAYVSGNDLLLKQVKEYAGRDAEKTSKFSELGTFIVLLVILESLFAVILPYIGIFLGLAVGGALVYIAASMGWIEVSSTTQSLMIATALGLGADYAGYIVHRFREEYARLQDPREAARRALERAGPAVVASALTVIIGFGSLMLGWEIGFLSNIGETIPITVAATAAASLTLVPALLSLFGGRSWFWWPRRPSIERLGRESRLMRTLIRYEPIVLAVILAAMIGSAYFYVTFKGSHDMKLLLPDGAPALQAFDVLREEFTPGITDPVYVVAVLPESIWESNTTAKMLDELAAKLAEVPGVAKVISPTQLASSAAVFGQTAGMMGGLVSSDGRIAVVQVMLSVDPYSSEGEKAIEKVHEIAHSYAEQHGFKVYVGGAPYAVLEMDDILHRVYYRRILPAASLLMIAVFTGIFGSLVASIAALLVIIGSAMMGIAASVILFQDLLGKPVLWFLHIVSMAAVLGVGMDYNSFYLARALEEYHRGGGDAKKAVARAAGAVSTFIVGLAFVVTSAYLALLSASNIGMREMGFTLAVTVLLAGLMAAYLLTPLVISMLGRHAWWPWGLRRRISH; this is translated from the coding sequence ATGGGTGTTGCCGGGTTCATAGCTAGGAGGCCCATCGTGGTTATCGCTGTCTGGCTGGTAGTGGCGCTTGTCGCGCTCCCGCTCTTCGCTAAGCTTGGCAGTATTGTTGAGGAGCGGCAGTACACGCTGCCGGAGAATAGTGAGGCTATGAACGCGTCGAAGCTCCTCGAGAAGCTGGGTAGCAGTGATGGTGTGGGTGTCATTGTTGTTACTGGCGTGGACCTGCTGGATAATGATACTGTTCTCCGGCTCGTAGAGTGGGGCAAGGCGTTCAACGAGACTGTCAGCGGCCGCTACATGACCGGTGTCACTGGGCTCCCGATGATGCTCGCAGGGCTGAACGAGACCCTCTACGCCGCCATGTTGTCCGCCGTCAACGAGACTGCTAGCCGCACGCTGCAGCTCTACGAGGCTCTGGACAGCCTCGACAAGGCCTATGCTGCAGCGCTGGAGAACGCGACTAAGCAGGTGGAGCTGCTCAACCAGAGCCTCATAGGGCTCGTGGAGGCCGACCGGGGCTACGCCCGGGCCTACCAGGGCCTCCTGGAACTCGTACCCCTGCTGAACAAGACCATTAACGGCCTGGTACAGCTCGACGCTGCACTAGCTGATACGACTAGCCAACTGCTGGAGCTGGCGGCGAAGCTTAACAAGACAGCCCTGGGCCTCGTGGAGGCTGATCGGTTCTACAGTGGGCTCTACAGGAACCTGACCCTCGCTGCCGGGCAGCTAGCAGCGCTATTCTCCAACGAGACCCCTGGTTGGCCAGGTGGAGGATGCGCTACCTATACCTTGTTGGAGGTTAGCAGGGCATACTTCTATCTCGAAGCCTACAATGGTAGCTACGAGGCCTACGCCGAGGCGGCAAACCTGACCAGCATCGATCCGGCACTGGTGCCGCTGCCGCGGGAGGAGGCTCTAGCCGCGTGGCAGGCTGTGAAGCAGCTGGTCGAGCAGGGCGTAGACCCGGACACCGCTGCGTCACGGGTCGCAGCCAACATGCTGGCTGGGGAGCTGCCAGCCACTGCCACCTACGTACTGCCAGTAGCTGTTGATGCCTGGCTTGGAGCTTTGCAGGGCGTTAAGGCCTCCATGAATGTTAGCTCGTTGACAGACCTCTACAAGCTGCCGCCAGAGCATGTTGAGAGCCAGCTACAGGTGCTCAATGCTGCGCGGGAAGCTGCCCGCCAGGCCGCGGAGAGCATAGCCGCCAACAGGACAGCCATTGTCGCCGAGCTGCTGGCCAAGCAGCTAGAGGTGGAAGGCCTGCCGGAGAGTATCGCTGAGCAATTGGCGGCGAAGGCTGCGCAGGGAGCCCTGGAGCCCCTCGACGCTGCCCTGGTGGTAGCGGGGCGGGCCGCCGAGGAGATGGGCTTACCGGCCAACGCCACGGAGCTCCTCGCACGGGTACTGGTCGAGGCTGACCCAGCGGCGAGCCTCGCCCTAGCCTCCAGCCCTGACAAGGCTGTTGAGGCTGCTGCAAAGCTCCTGGAGGCCTTCGGGGTGCCAGGCGACGCCGTCGAGGCCGCCAAGAGGATACTCCAGGAGGGCGCCATGGATCGTAGAGTTGCTGCGCGCGAGGCAGTCCAGCTCTTAGCCGGGGAAGTCCCGGCTGAAGCCAAGCAGCTGCTGCAGGTACTGCCGAGGTATGACCCGGAGGCTGAGGGGCTACTGGCAGCCAACAAAACCCTCGCAGCCATGGCAGCCGGCGACATAGTCTACGAGCAGATGACAGAGATGGGCCAGGCGATCCTGCCCAGGTATGTTGTCACCCAGCTCTCGCTCCTCGTAGCAGAGGGGGCAGCGGAGCCCGGACAGCTGCGCAAGATAGCCCTCAGCATCGTGGAGAACGCTGTCGCCGCTGAGGCCGGCGAGGAGCGGGCAAAGCTGATCGCCGCTGCGCTAGAGCGCTTCGACCCCGACGCCTCCGGGAGGATAGCCTCGAACACTACGCTCGCCCTCGAAGCCGTAGCGTGGATGGCCGAGCAGCAGGGCCTCAGCCTCCCCTTCACCGTTGGTGAGCTGCGGGAGATGCTGGAGAGCCGGGAAGCCCTACGCCGCACCATGGCCGAGATACTGAAGGAGGAGGCGGTCGAGAACGCGCCGGAGGAGGCTAAGCCGCTGCTCGAGAAGCTAGCCGATATCGTCGCCGTGGAGGGCCCCGGGATACCCGAGGAGAGGAAGTGGAGCATAGTGGAGAAGCTCGTGAGGGAGGCTGCTGCGGGGAAGATGGCTGGCGCTGCTTTCGAGGGGTTTGAGGTCCCGGACTGGCTCGCAGACGCTACCATCGAGCTTGGCGTGAAGGTTGCACGGGGCGAGCTGGCTGCTGAGACTGCTGCTGGGCAGCTCGCTGAGCGACTCCTCCTAGAGGCTGTCTACCCGAGACTACTCAACGAGACGCGTGGACTACTCGTAGCCAGTGACTACAATGGCTTCCTCGTGATGGGCACCCCGCTCGGCGATACTGGGGAGGAGCGGGCAGACAACACCGTAGAGGCTGGCAGGACGGCGGAGGAGTTGTTAAAGGAGCTGGGCATAAGCTATGAGAGGGCCTATGTTAGCGGTAACGATCTCCTACTGAAGCAGGTTAAGGAGTATGCTGGCAGGGATGCAGAGAAGACTAGCAAGTTTAGCGAGCTTGGCACATTCATAGTGCTACTGGTAATCCTTGAGAGTCTCTTCGCCGTCATACTGCCATACATTGGCATCTTCCTCGGGCTAGCCGTGGGCGGAGCCCTGGTATACATCGCAGCTAGCATGGGCTGGATAGAGGTCTCCTCGACAACACAGTCGCTGATGATAGCTACCGCGCTCGGCCTAGGCGCAGACTATGCAGGATACATTGTGCACAGGTTCCGCGAGGAATACGCTAGGCTCCAGGACCCACGGGAAGCCGCGAGACGCGCCCTCGAGAGGGCTGGACCAGCTGTCGTTGCTAGCGCTCTCACAGTGATCATAGGATTTGGCAGCCTCATGCTAGGCTGGGAGATAGGGTTCCTTAGCAACATAGGCGAGACTATACCGATAACAGTAGCCGCCACAGCCGCCGCGAGCCTGACACTAGTGCCAGCACTGCTGTCGCTGTTCGGTGGTAGGAGCTGGTTCTGGTGGCCGCGGAGGCCGAGCATTGAGAGGCTGGGCCGCGAGAGTAGGCTGATGAGGACGCTGATACGCTACGAGCCCATAGTGCTGGCTGTAATCCTCGCCGCGATGATAGGCTCGGCATACTTCTACGTCACATTCAAGGGGAGCCACGACATGAAGCTCCTGCTCCCCGACGGCGCGCCAGCCCTACAAGCATTCGACGTGCTCCGCGAGGAGTTCACGCCAGGCATCACTGACCCGGTGTACGTGGTAGCAGTACTCCCGGAGAGCATCTGGGAGAGCAACACTACTGCGAAGATGCTGGACGAGCTTGCAGCCAAGCTGGCAGAGGTGCCCGGCGTAGCGAAGGTTATATCGCCCACGCAGCTCGCCAGCAGCGCTGCAGTATTCGGCCAGACTGCAGGCATGATGGGCGGGCTGGTGAGCAGCGACGGCAGAATAGCTGTGGTACAGGTTATGCTCAGCGTGGATCCCTACAGTAGCGAGGGCGAAAAGGCGATAGAGAAGGTGCACGAGATAGCACACAGCTACGCTGAGCAGCACGGCTTCAAGGTCTACGTGGGCGGTGCACCCTACGCTGTACTCGAGATGGACGATATACTGCACCGTGTCTACTATCGCCGCATACTCCCAGCCGCGAGCCTCCTAATGATAGCCGTGTTCACCGGCATCTTCGGCAGCCTGGTGGCTAGCATAGCAGCGCTCCTAGTAATCATAGGCTCAGCAATGATGGGTATCGCTGCGAGCGTAATACTTTTCCAGGACCTGCTGGGCAAACCGGTGCTATGGTTCCTCCACATAGTCTCTATGGCAGCCGTGCTGGGCGTGGGTATGGACTACAATAGCTTCTACCTTGCACGCGCCCTAGAGGAATACCACCGGGGCGGTGGCGACGCAAAGAAGGCCGTAGCGAGAGCCGCTGGAGCCGTTAGCACATTCATAGTAGGCCTAGCATTCGTTGTGACAAGCGCCTACCTAGCACTACTATCAGCAAGCAACATCGGCATGAGGGAGATGGGCTTCACGCTAGCAGTAACAGTGCTACTAGCAGGTCTAATGGCAGCTTACCTCCTAACACCACTAGTAATATCGATGCTCGGCCGCCATGCATGGTGGCCATGGGGGCTGCGCAGACGCATCAGCCACTAG
- a CDS encoding CRISPR-associated endonuclease Cas3'' — translation MALYAWIGVRLRDHSINTLGLMLGLFHRELRVTALRLGLDQDTLMLASAVAALLHDAGKAAERYQETVARCYPRFTCHELAGSWVAMETLDVILQLVEPSRSKVELLSAVAAAAVLRHHHGMRSLAACRAAAKQGKIDGLDGSSLKALAEELDSAGSLAATVAATLRELADTAPPPNPLEAEARVRRRLTFLEKKQPALSAATSILTGLLAAADYLAAAILDGRGSCNTRDDNVATIYPRGYAKHVLRELGIYNPVLLKEAREKGYRQAENLARMLKIS, via the coding sequence ATGGCCTTATATGCCTGGATTGGTGTAAGGCTCCGCGACCACAGCATAAACACTCTAGGACTCATGCTAGGCCTCTTTCACCGCGAGCTCCGGGTCACAGCCCTAAGGCTTGGCTTGGACCAAGACACACTCATGCTGGCATCTGCCGTGGCAGCACTACTACACGATGCTGGTAAGGCGGCTGAAAGGTACCAGGAGACCGTGGCTAGGTGCTACCCTCGCTTCACATGCCACGAGCTGGCTGGGAGCTGGGTTGCAATGGAGACCCTAGACGTTATACTACAGCTAGTAGAGCCTAGCAGGTCTAAAGTAGAATTACTATCAGCTGTTGCTGCTGCAGCAGTACTAAGACATCACCACGGTATGAGGAGCCTAGCAGCATGCCGGGCAGCAGCGAAACAAGGAAAAATAGATGGCTTGGACGGTAGCAGCCTCAAAGCCCTAGCTGAAGAGCTAGACAGTGCAGGCAGTCTTGCAGCAACCGTGGCAGCTACTCTCCGAGAACTCGCAGACACAGCACCGCCTCCAAACCCGCTGGAGGCAGAGGCAAGAGTGAGAAGGAGACTTACATTTTTAGAGAAGAAACAGCCAGCATTATCGGCGGCGACCTCGATTCTAACCGGCTTACTCGCAGCCGCAGACTACCTAGCAGCAGCGATTCTGGATGGAAGAGGGAGCTGCAACACGCGAGACGACAACGTGGCAACAATCTACCCACGAGGATATGCAAAACACGTACTACGAGAACTAGGCATATATAACCCAGTACTGCTCAAAGAAGCAAGGGAGAAAGGCTATAGGCAAGCCGAAAACTTGGCCAGAATGCTCAAAATAAGCTAG
- a CDS encoding DEAD/DEAH box helicase: MRAVLPLRRGISELAGEVRRGSNAVLVAPTGYGKSKSLPLLLEEAEKAGIAARAVHVLPLRALVRQQYEYLRGILGRDAGYLAGSKP; encoded by the coding sequence ATGCGGGCTGTGCTACCCCTGCGGAGGGGCATCAGCGAGCTTGCTGGTGAGGTGCGGAGGGGCAGCAATGCGGTTCTGGTAGCGCCCACCGGGTACGGTAAGAGTAAGTCTCTTCCATTGCTCCTGGAGGAGGCGGAGAAGGCGGGGATAGCAGCTAGGGCGGTGCACGTCCTCCCTCTGAGAGCCCTTGTGAGGCAGCAGTACGAATACCTCCGCGGCATCCTTGGCCGAGATGCTGGCTATCTTGCCGGGTCTAAGCCTTGA